A single genomic interval of Candidatus Bipolaricaulis anaerobius harbors:
- the ribH gene encoding 6,7-dimethyl-8-ribityllumazine synthase: protein MAAYEGKLDGKGIKVGIAVSRFNDLVTKELLDGALDRLRRLGVAEKDITVAWVPGAFELPRAAQVLGASGQFHGVIALAAVVRGATPHFEYVAAEAAKGIAKLNLDLPIPVAFGVLTADTMDQALERAGGKVGNKGAQAAEALVEMINLERAIGR, encoded by the coding sequence ATGGCTGCGTACGAAGGGAAGCTCGATGGAAAGGGGATCAAGGTCGGGATCGCCGTATCCCGGTTCAACGACCTCGTGACGAAGGAGCTCCTCGACGGGGCGCTCGACCGGTTGCGCCGGCTGGGGGTGGCAGAGAAGGACATCACGGTGGCGTGGGTGCCGGGGGCATTCGAGCTCCCTCGGGCGGCTCAGGTGCTCGGGGCATCGGGGCAGTTCCACGGCGTCATCGCCCTCGCCGCGGTGGTGCGGGGGGCGACCCCCCACTTCGAGTACGTGGCGGCCGAGGCGGCAAAGGGGATCGCCAAACTCAACCTCGACCTCCCCATCCCGGTGGCGTTCGGGGTCCTCACCGCCGACACAATGGACCAGGCCCTGGAGCGGGCGGGGGGAAAGGTGGGGAACAAGGGCGCCCAGGCCGCGGAGGCCCTCGTCGAGATGATCAACCTGGAGCGGGCGATCGGAAGATGA